TGTGCCGGCAAGACGCAACAAGGCACTGGTACGCAGATTCCTGGACGAGGTCTACAACAGGGGAAACCTGGCCGTGGCCGATGAGGCGATCGCAAAGCGGTATATAAGCCACAACAAGCTCAACCTTGAAGTCACGGGGCCTGCAGGGATCAAAAAGGCGGCTCAGCTTCAGCGCAGGGCCTTCCCTGATATCAAAACGCACTTTGAAGACCTGATAGCCGAAGGCGACAAGGTGGTTGTGCGAGCCTATGACACAGGGACGCACACAGGCGGGCCATTCCTGGGGTTGCCGCCGCGCGGGAAGAAGTTCAAGGTTACTTGGATAAACATCTTCCGAGTGGAGGAAGACAAACTCGCGGAGGCGTGGGTGGAAGTGGACGTAGAAGACTGGCGACGACAGCTTGCCGG
The Chloroflexota bacterium DNA segment above includes these coding regions:
- a CDS encoding ester cyclase, with amino-acid sequence MTRVPARNGRGLIAPTILAVCNKPGVRVILLPITHLREESLVPARRNKALVRRFLDEVYNRGNLAVADEAIAKRYISHNKLNLEVTGPAGIKKAAQLQRRAFPDIKTHFEDLIAEGDKVVVRAYDTGTHTGGPFLGLPPRGKKFKVTWINIFRVEEDKLAEAWVEVDVEDWRRQLAGK